AAGAGAAGTAAGAGAATGAGAACTAAACCTTTCATGACCACGGGTGGACATGAAGTTATGTGAATTGGTCGCATATATAGTGGAGCTGCACCGTTACCGAGCCCTCTGTGCCGACCCGGCAGCCGGCACTTCTCCTGTCTTGTTGTGACAGCTGTGTTCGGCGTCACGCTGTGCAACTCTAGgaaattaatctttttttttcacacttcaCAACTTTGAGGCTGCAGCTGGTGGATGTCTGTCcacttttaaaggggaacaccacctaaataaAGAAGTCCAATATATTACTTCCATGGCTGagtaaaggtcaaaggtcaataagtgagaacatgagctcctctttCTCAAAACCAGAAACCACAGAAGTAAaaattgtgatgtcataggtcagggctcagcaacctttactatctaaagacacattttaaaaaaaataatctgtctggagccgcaaatcATGTGATcagtgtgatgaaggtaactcagtttatagtctaagtatatagtatatcagtctaatgcagtgagggccaaagagacaatgtactacggagtattagggccacattgagggaaaacacatctgagatttacagaataaagtcagaatattaggagaataaagtcataactttacgagaaaaaaagaaaataacacataaattactactttataatattatgattttattctctaaatctcagatgtatttttttcctcaatgtggccctaatactccgtcgtaccgtcgtaccatagacctacaacaatgatcaataaaaatgaaaatgtaaacaaaagacagttattcatttccatgtttaaaactccacagagagccactggagaggagctgaagagacgcaggttgctgacccctgacctctgacccctggtTTATGGTGATCTCTGTTGTtcgggttagtgaagccagataagtAGAAGATACTCTGGGTGTGTTGAACTTCGTAGTTCAGACCTGCGGTTTCTCGTTTACATGTAAGAAATCACGTGACTGCAGAAAGCTGTCTGTAACCTCTTTATTGATGTGCATGTAAAAACACTGAGTGACAGCACCGTGTCATCATGGACGAGGTTCTGGCTGCATGTTTTATTGATGTTGTGTCCAAACGGCACAGTGTGTATGACGACCAGGAAatcagtaacagtaacagttgaCAAAAACTCCACCAACAGCTCCACCAACAGCTCCACCAACAGCTCCACCTCGACCGCTGCCAAGGCACGTTCACATTATGTCTGTTCCACGTCTCACTAACAGAAGATAAACAAGCCTACTGGCCTACTGACCTCTGTGACCTCTGTGACCTTTACCAAGTACAGATAAATTAGTGAATCAGCCCCCCCGACCTCCTACTCATGTACATCATACTTACTGGACTGGGGGTAAACCGGGCCTCTGACCCGGCATCAGTTATGTTTCCTCCAAAATAtgtttggcaaaaaaaataaaattctgtTGATATGTGTTTTGAATGAACTCTTGAAAATGTAATTATCCCGTACAAAGAGATGCGTATCTGCAGCGGTCGCTGGCTCGGCATTAAACACTGACTAGTCTATGAAAATACTTAAAGAAGCAGCTGGACTGGATCAGCGTTCGGCCTCTCTAGtgagtgaaaacacacattcagaACAGAACAGACGATGTGTTTCAGTGTCTGGCAACAACAGAACATCTCTCCATTTATGTACCAAAGGAAGATCATCTTCCATCCTATTAGATCCAGATCTGACCCATCCGGATCAGAGTCCACAGTGGTATATGTACCGTGTCCTTGGCTGTGCAAACAGAACCTCCCACTGGGCTGACTGACAGTCACCGTGGTGGTTCTGGTACCTGGGCTGGCCTCCCCCTCGCCTCTGATCTCATCTGTAACAGACTGGTCAGATGGGGGTGTTGGGCAGATGTCCGTTAGAGCCGGTGAGCGCCCCGTTACAGGCCGGCCCACTGGCCTGTCCGTTGCGTTTGCTCAGAAACTGGCTCCCCCTGAGGGCCTCCTGCTCCACGGGGGTCCTTCTGTCAGAGTCTCTGGTTGGAGTTCCCGCCTGCGGGGCCGTTCGGCCGCGGCAGCGCTGTCTGATGACGTACAGAAGCATCGTGATGAGCAGACTGAGGCAGAGCACCAGTAGAACCGACACGACCATCAGCTCCTTCAGGTAGCAGGGTCCTCGGGCCGACAGCAGGGGCTCCCCGTCCCGGAGCTCCCCGTCCCGGAGCTCCCCGTCCCGGAGCTCCTCGTCCCGGAGCTCCCCGTCCCGGAGCTCTGCCTCTTTCTGCCCAGACCCCTTCGTCCACAGGGTCACGTTTCTGCCCCGCTGTCTAGTGGTGAGCTGGGCGTCCCTGCTGGACAGCGTCGGCTCAGTCTCTCCTTGTCTCGTTTCTGTTCTTTTCGGTCCCACAGATGCATGCGGTCCAGACCCGGGCCCGGCCACGGCCTTCGTGGTGGGTACCAGGTGCGTCTGAGGCCAGGCGTAGCTGGTTGGAGGTTGAGCCACGGGGCTGCTCTTCTGTTTGACGTGATAGACGGCCATCGTCTGTTGGTAGCCGTTCTCGGTGGACAGGCAGAGGTAGTGGCCCAGCGTGGCGGGCGTGGCCACGAAGCTCAGACTCCCATCCTCCAGGTGCAGGTACAGGTCTGAGGACAGCCGGCTGTTGGGACGCTCCCACAGCTGCTGGGAGAGCTGCGACGCCGCGGGACACTGCAGCCGCACCACTTCGTTCAGAGACACCGACACCGGTTCACCTGCAGGACATGAGGACGATATACAGATTACTAAGCTAAAACAGAGAGGGAGCAGGGTGCAGGGTGCAGGGTGCAGGGTGCAGGGTGCAGGGTGCAGGGTGCAGGGTGCAGGGTGCAGGGTGCAGGGTGCATGGTGTAGGGAGCAGGGTGCAGGGTGCAGGGTGCAGGGAGCAGGGTGCAGGGTGCAGGGTGCAGGGTGCAGGGTGCAGGGTGCAGGGTGCGTAAAGCTAATGTGATGGAGGAGCAGAGTGTCACTTACCTGCAGGCAGTTTGTTTGGACCAAACCTGGCTCTGTGTGTAAATGCAGTGTTGCATGCCTCTTCAATGTTCCCTCTGTCTACGTCCTGGCCTCTGAGGAGGGAGAACTACAGTCAGTACAGAACGCCGGTACAACGGTCATATTAAAGCCAGTTCCATTTCTTTTGTCGTTAGTTTATTGCCGTTATTGTTTCCTTGTCtttgctgctgtctgtctgccgGGTCCAGACCTTTGAATCCGTCCACTCCACTGAGTTCCAGTTGACTGACTCCTCTGACATCGTCACATGAAACGGCAGTTTCTTGGTTGAAAAAGCAATCTAGCCAATCAGCGCCGGGGACGGGACTAACACGGTTGTCAAGCATTGtcaacatggatgtataaagagaaccggatccagcgttggaggttTTCAACAACACAATGGCTGAATGGTGTGGTACTCACAGACTGGTCTGGGTGCTGGAGGCCTCCACACAGGCCCTGCTGGCCGGGTCCCAACCACAGAACGGGTCTCGGGCCAGAACACACTGAGGACAGGTCCAGTAGAAAGAGCAGTTGGCTGTTGGAACTCTCACCACACCCTCTGACGTGCCAACGTAGATCACACCCTGCAGCGGGACAGAATGAGATCAGAACAACTACAACAGGACGCTGAGACGGTTCCACATGACCCGCTCTGTGAAGACTGACCCGACCGTGATGTCTGCTGTAACGGTATGAAATGAGATCAGTGAGGTGATTCACATGGACGGGTGTCTCGTCTGTAGTTGGGTCCAACCAGACTCTGAGTATATGGTTGAACCGTGTtcagtcagtctgtgaatttgtggctaaactCTTGTGgttaatgttaaatccagtaaGTCTTTCTGAATGTTCTGCAGTAGCCAGTCGTGTGCTGGTCGTCGATGAGGTGGGTGAACTACCAGGTAGGTtacagaggaggaagtgggtataCTCTCATATATTCTAATCTTCTAATGGCTCTTTGGCTGAACAGGGTGCTGCCATCTGACCTTGTCTCGGCTCAGTCTCACTTGTAAAAGctgttttaatctcaatgtgatGTCCTTGTTAAATGAAGGTTATATATGGTGCGTGAGGTCGTTGATGAGCAGATGTCAAGCTGTGGATTGGTATCTCTGATGGTGTCTAGtctaaataataaagtaaatgtgTACCTTGGGTATGGAGAGCTTCAGGCTCTTGATGAGCTGCGGCGGCTCAAAGACCTGGACCTCCTCTATGATGTGGGCGCCGCTCTGCAGCAGCACTGCTTTGTGAAGGTAACCAGACTCTGGAACAAAGACAAGAGAAAACACAACAGACTTAATACTATTACAGCACCTCAGGGAGTCCACAGTCGCCGGGGTGAAACATGATCCAGCGTGCATCTGcatcattgtgcagcgtaactgtgggaaagcatcaataagaggaatcaatAGTCAGAGATTCTTCCTCGTACCACTAGAGAGagcagtttgagaaccactgaattAAAGATGGAGCGTTCTACAGCGTGTGGCTTCTCCTTATGAACAGATGATGCTTAAAAACAGGACATAGTGTGTGATAGCGGCCTGCCTCCCACGTGGCCTACCTGTCAGCAGGAACAGGATGGTGTAGTCTCTGTTGTTGGCAGCCGTGACTCTCTGGACGGTCAGGTGACTGTAGTTGTGCTCAGCAGACACCATCGTCAGACTTCTTCCGACCGGCTGCACGCTGTCGTCTGCCAGGAAGTTCTCTTTGACGAAGCGCAGGGCGTTGTCAGACGCGTTGTGGAGGCCACACTACCACACAAAGAGGCACTTTCACATTAATACATAttaaactacatttatttgtattagaaTGAAACTTAGAGGTTAATTAAACCCACTAATTCACTTCAATTCAACTTATTCATACatatagatttttatttttattggcaCTCTTTATGTTTGCACTCTCTACGGTGGCCGAGAAGGTCAAACGAATGCAAACGCCACAACGCAAATTCATTGCAACGTGGCTTTAGCATTTGTGTCGTGGCTTTAGCATTTGTGTCGTGGCTTTAGCATTTGTGTCGTGGCTTTAACATTTGTGTCGTGGCTTTAGCATTTGTGTCGTGGCTTTAGCATTAGCATTTGTGTCGTGGCTTTAGCATTTGTGTCGTGGCTTTAACATTTGTGTCGTGGCTTTAGCATTTGTGTCGTGGCTTTAGCATTTGTGTCGTGGCTTTAGCATTTGTGTCGTGGCTTTAGCATTTGTGTCGTGGCTTTAGCATTTGTGTCGTGGCTTTAGCATTTGTGTCGTGGCTTTAGCATTTGTGTCGTGGCTTTAGCATTTGTGTCGTGGCTTTAGCATTTGTGTCGTGGCTTTAGCATTTGTGTCGTGGCTTTAGCATTTGTGTCGTGGCTTTAGCATTTGTGTCGTGGCTTTAGCATTTGTGTCGTGGCTTTAGCATTTGTGTCGTGGCTTTAGCATTTGTGTCGTGGCTTTAACATTTGTGTCGTGGCTTTAGCATTTGTGTCGTGGCTTTAACATTTGTGTCGTGGCTTTAGCATTTGTGTCGTGGCTTTAGCATTTGTGTCGTGGCTTTAGCATTTGTGTCGTGGCTTTAGCATTTGTGTCGTGGCTTTAGCATTTGTGTCGTGGCTTTAGCATTTGTGTCGTGGCTTTAGCATTTGTGTCGTGGCTTTAACATTTGTGTCGTGGCTTTAGCATTTGTGTCGTGGCTTTAGCATTTGTGTCGTGGCTTTAGCATTTGTGTCGTGGCTTTAATATTTGCGTCGTGGCTTTAGCATTTGCGTCGTGGCTTTAGCATTTGCGTCGTGGCTTTAGCATTTGCGTCGTGGCTTTAGCATTTGCGTCGTGGCTTTAACATTTGTGTCGTGGCTTTAGCATTTGTGTCGTGGCTTTAGCATTTGTGTCGTGGCTTTAGCATTTGTGTCGTGGCTTTAACATTTGTGTCGTGGCTTTAGCATTTGTGTTGTGGCTTTAAAATTTGCGTCGTGGCTTTAGCATACGTTCGACACTTCTCGGCCACCGTACTCTTTCCTACTTTCCAACAAATGCTGCGAAAGTTTCCctcgggataaataaagttctatctgATGAATTAGAAGAGATCATTTACCGCTCCTGGGTTTGCGACCTTCTCTTGGACCCGTGTGCTCCACTGTAATGTGTCCCGGTTCAGGACTTTGTAGTTACCAGAGAAAACTGATTTGATGTCATTCAGGCGGAACGAACACACCGCTGACCGTCCAGAGTTCACAAACCTAGTTAATGGGAAGAAACGACACTATGAACAAGAGCTAAAGACAAAATCCACATGATGCACACATTACAGCAACATCTGTGTAGATAAATCAGAATGTCAGCCCGGGGTCAGGCTGCGTTCACACAGAGTTACACCACCAAAACCATGATGCTGAGGGGGAACAGGCCACCACAGCTTCAGGGAATGTAGATTACTGTTCTGATTACTGTATGGATCACGGCCCTTTAGCTGACTGACCACTGGGAGGTGAAGATGCCATAAAAGAGTGTGTCGTCTGCAGGAGCTCCCTCTGCTGGTGGGAGGGTGTCGATGTCCTGGATCACGTTGTACGGCAGCTCATTCTCAGACTGGCACAACAGCTGAGCTTTGGCAAACGTGGTCCAGCGTCGCTGCAGCGTCCGCTGACCTCCAACATCACTCTGAcacaaaggaggaggaggagaaggtatCAAGCAAGAACACAGCACACTGCAACCTGTTGTTGTCTTAACCGACTCCGTCCCGTTGTTTTCACCCTTACCATGCAGATCTGAGCGACACGAGAAACTATAAACTTGTCGATGAAGTCGTACTCTCTGCCCACTTCGCTGAAGAAGAAGTAGATTTTCTCCTCATCGGGAATGAAACTGGAGCTGACGAAGGTCGGATCTGTAGCAGACAGATCGCAAAAGATGCCGAAGATCATTCATTAAATCATTCAAATAAAAAGATGTCACTACGTTGTTTGAGTCCACGCATTAGGACGGCAAATCTAACCTCATTAAAATCATGATACTACTTCTTAAACTGCTGTGGTCAACGTATGTTCCATTTCACCATCGagacgaaaaaataaaaataaaataataaataaatagtaacaataaaaataattatttatatatatatatatatatatatatataattaattatatatatatatattttatttttttaattaacttatCTTTCTAACCGTGGCAGGCACCGATACTGTTCTCgcttgttgtttttattctctcAGTTTTTATCCCTCACATACTGATTCCAATCAAGAACGAGGTTAAGTGCAGCGTGATCCTGTTAAACTGCACCTAAAATATCACTGTCAATATAACCAATGTTACTTAATGTTCAATATCATGCGCAATATTACTTTTCTATTTTAGTTTACTTATTTCATTAAATGACTTTCATTGTTATTCTATTTGGCGCTGCGGTTAGTTTCATTTCTTGTACACGtaatacttttgtttttattcttatgttgttgtaattttctttcaggattaataaagttctatttCATCGTATCTTTTCAGTAATGTTAACCAGCAGCACTCTTACATTCTCATTGATACAGTTCTCTTCACAACAGTTATGACTACCATGTGTTTCATTTAGAACCGGGGTCACTCACCCTCCAGCCATCCCAACGTATCGTCCAGCTTCAGGTCgacgcgccggccctcactgaGGTGGCGGGAGATGACCGGGCGGTTCCCCCTGTAGTCTGCCACCGTCCCGGTGTAAAGCTCTCCATCTGAGAAACAGAAGCACGATACTGAAGAGCAGAAATAATAAGCCATGCCCCTTTAAAAGGAACAGTTATTGGTTTCCTATCAGGAAAACGTTTAATATTAGAGATGCTGCAGTCCGAGACCATGATGTGAAAGTGGTATCAttggtgtgaaaggggtatAAAGTAGCATCCACATTTTCCTTTCAACTTGCCTCAGCTAACGTTTGATTCTAGCAGCTGTGGCATCGCTGCCTCACCTACCTACGATGATAGCAGTGTTGCGTTGGTAGGGGTCGTAGGGGCAGCGACCTCTTCCTTCGTCAGGCTTCAGGCTCATCGTTAACGTCTCCGAGTTCTGGacaggaaagaggaaaaagtcGAGCTGATATCAAACTAAATAAAGATGTACGGAGAAGTCAAagcacatcacaacacatctcatcacatcacaacacatctcatcacatctcatcacatcacatcacatctcatcacatcacatcacatcacaacacatctcatcacatcacatcacatcacatcacaacacatctcatcacatctcatcacatcacatcacatcacaacacatcacatcacatcacatcacatcacatctcatcacatcacatcacatcacaacacatctcatcacatcacatcacatcacatcacaacacatctcatctcatcacatcacatcacatcacatcacatctcatcacatcacatcacaacacatctcatcacatcacatcacatcacatcacatcacatcacatcacatctcatcacatctcatcacatcacatcacatctcatcacatcacatcacaacacatctcatcacatcacatcacatcacatcacaacacatctcatcacatcacaacacatctcatcacatctcatcacatcacatcacatctcatcacatcacatcacatcacaacacatctcatcacatcacatcacatcacatcacaacacatctcatcacatctcatcacatcacatc
This Sebastes fasciatus isolate fSebFas1 chromosome 17, fSebFas1.pri, whole genome shotgun sequence DNA region includes the following protein-coding sequences:
- the sema4ab gene encoding semaphorin-4A; this translates as MESPGLLSLIVALLGFLSPCLSRLTPRVSFPLGSPGRHLTCFSIHDVSNTTTLLLSEDGDVLYVGARDAVLALDVSHKDTITLRTKLDWSPSETDIEQCSMKGKKMADCPNFIRVLQFLNTTHIYACGTFAFSPRCTYINSETLTMSLKPDEGRGRCPYDPYQRNTAIIVDGELYTGTVADYRGNRPVISRHLSEGRRVDLKLDDTLGWLEDPTFVSSSFIPDEEKIYFFFSEVGREYDFIDKFIVSRVAQICMSDVGGQRTLQRRWTTFAKAQLLCQSENELPYNVIQDIDTLPPAEGAPADDTLFYGIFTSQWFVNSGRSAVCSFRLNDIKSVFSGNYKVLNRDTLQWSTRVQEKVANPGACGLHNASDNALRFVKENFLADDSVQPVGRSLTMVSAEHNYSHLTVQRVTAANNRDYTILFLLTESGYLHKAVLLQSGAHIIEEVQVFEPPQLIKSLKLSIPKGVIYVGTSEGVVRVPTANCSFYWTCPQCVLARDPFCGWDPASRACVEASSTQTSLGQDVDRGNIEEACNTAFTHRARFGPNKLPAGEPVSVSLNEVVRLQCPAASQLSQQLWERPNSRLSSDLYLHLEDGSLSFVATPATLGHYLCLSTENGYQQTMAVYHVKQKSSPVAQPPTSYAWPQTHLVPTTKAVAGPGSGPHASVGPKRTETRQGETEPTLSSRDAQLTTRQRGRNVTLWTKGSGQKEAELRDGELRDEELRDGELRDGELRDGEPLLSARGPCYLKELMVVSVLLVLCLSLLITMLLYVIRQRCRGRTAPQAGTPTRDSDRRTPVEQEALRGSQFLSKRNGQASGPACNGALTGSNGHLPNTPI